A window of Nitrospirota bacterium genomic DNA:
AATCCAGTCTTTCTAAAGTTAATTCATAAATCCTTTTTTCTGGCTTTCTTATTCCTTCGATACAGGAAAATATAAGCACATCGAACATATTATATCCTTGCTCATAAAAATATTTCATAGCGGGAATCTCAGTATTTGACAAAAGTCCAATTTTATAGCCATTGTTATGCAGTGAGGAAGCCAAGGAAAACATTTCTTTCTTTGGAGAATATACTTTTCTAAATGCATCGCCCCATAAAGATTGTCTATCTGGCTTCTGGATATTTAATTCAGAGCAAACCATTTCCCAGAATTTGTCTTCTGAGATTGTTCCTCTGTGAAAAACAGATTCAAATTTTTGATAAACTTTACTAAATTCTTTATCTGATGAGCCTAAGGTTTTGGCACAATATGCAATAAGTCCAGATGCGGGGTTATCTATTAGAACACCTCCCCAATCAAAAATAACTGCTTTGATCATTTTAATGAAACTCTCTTTATCCTATCTTCATCTCCACTTTAAAAGTCTTTATAATCTTATTTTACCACCCACCAGAAAGCCCCACTCTTTGGGCGGGGATGAATAGGTTAGATGAAAGTTATTCCCTTTAACAAAGCCCCACCCTTTGGGTGGGGTGGTTTACTTTGTCATAAATCTCCGCACCTTTTCAAGCTATTTATGGTGAGGGCTGTCTCTTTGTCACATTACTGAAATCATTACTTATAGAGTTACCGAATAGCCTTCCACAGACTTACTGAGTCTCGTAACATATTGTAAATACGGCAGAGAGTCTTAATGTCTTAAAAATTATTTCCAAATTCTTATTACCGATAACAATACCCATTTTAAAAATTGCATTTTCAAATTGTATCAATTTTTTCTCTTGACAAGTCAATAAATATATGATATTGAAATATTATCTTATAAATGATTTTTTTATCAGTCTTGATTCTGCAGATGAAGGCATAAAGCCGAAAGGTTTTTGTCTTGTCTGATTCTCCATTCCTCATAAGTCCCAACAAACATAAAACTTTTAATTAATAGACTACACTTTTTCGCTCCACCCTCGCTAATGCACCATTCTAATCGTCATTCTTAGCCCTTCATATACTGTTATCCTTTCACTTTCTGTCATTCTGAGCGTAGCGAAGAATCTCGTATATTTGCTCAGGACATACTACGTGAAGAATCTTATATTCGTGTTCAGGTTAAACTCTGCGAAGAACCCCTGAGATTCTTCGTCGCATCGCTCCCCAGAATGACCTTTAAACCTGAATAATACAAATATTTCACAGGGCGGGACTTGGAGTCCCGAATTGGTAGACAACGGACTTTATGTCCGTTGATTCTTTCTAAATTCAACGAGGTTAAACCTCGTTGTCAACCAAATTTAACGAAGCATTAAATGGGGGACGTCTCGTCTCCTAATCCTTAGGTATCTCAGGGACTCTCTGAAAGGAGGTGAGATAAGAGGGTAAACCTCGTTGTCTACCAAATTCAACTTTTAGGGCAGAGGGGCTTTTGCCTCTCTGCCCTTCTTTTTTTAAAGGAGGTGAATAAGATGTTTGAAAGACTCTGGTCTGCACTTAAACGGACTAAGCTCTCGTGGCTGCTCCTTGTTGTCCCGATGTTTGCATTCGGAAAATTCAAAGACATCCAACTCTTTGCATATAAACTCTCTCTCGTAGGTGTTGCTGTGATAATAGCCCACTTCATCCGCTCTGAGTTGTTTCCCTATGTCGATCTACAGAAAGAGATGAGGCTATCTGTGAAGAGCATAAGGCATGCGGCGAGGTTTTTAGGTGTCTGCATACTTATCGGACTGCTGATGTACTCCATTATCAGCGGACTTACAGGAGGGCTGTAAGGATGGAAGAAAATAATAAAACAGGATTAAGGATTAAAGGATTAAGGGGTAAGTTTATCCCTTTAATCCTTATCCCTTTAATCCTTACCCCTTTAATTGCTAAGGCTGATATCCCAATTCTTGCAAGAAAGCTCAAGCCTCTGGTTATCAGAGAAGTGAGGTATATCTGGGGTAAGGAACAGGATGTAAGTTATTTCATGGCGCAGATACATCAGGAATCGGGTTGGGAGATGAAGGTTGAATCGATTAAAGGTGCTAAAGGGTTAGCACAGTTTATGCCTTCAACCGCCAAATGGATAAGTGAACTTTATCCTGCAGCCCTGGGTGAGAATAATCCCTTTGATCCGTACTGGGCAATAAGGGCACTTGTGAGATACGACAGGTGGCTTTATGAGAGGGCATACTTTGCCCGCGAGGAAA
This region includes:
- a CDS encoding HAD family phosphatase is translated as MIKAVIFDWGGVLIDNPASGLIAYCAKTLGSSDKEFSKVYQKFESVFHRGTISEDKFWEMVCSELNIQKPDRQSLWGDAFRKVYSPKKEMFSLASSLHNNGYKIGLLSNTEIPAMKYFYEQGYNMFDVLIFSCIEGIRKPEKRIYELTLERLDLRPEEVIFIDDKEEYINGAKIVGINTILFKSPDQIKKELSLFSIKTD
- a CDS encoding transglycosylase SLT domain-containing protein, coding for MEENNKTGLRIKGLRGKFIPLILIPLILTPLIAKADIPILARKLKPLVIREVRYIWGKEQDVSYFMAQIHQESGWEMKVESIKGAKGLAQFMPSTAKWISELYPAALGENNPFDPYWAIRALVRYDRWLYERAYFAREEIERWGFLLSGYNGGWRWVIRDRMYAEEKGADKNKWFGHVERHSKRNRVAFKENRNYPRAILFKWRRLYE